CGGAACAGGAGCACCCGGTCGTGGTCGTCCAGCAGCAGCACCCGCACGGTCGCCCGACGGCGCTGCGGGCGGTCGGGCAGCTCGGCGAGCCGGGCGGTCCAGGACGGCCCGTGCGGCACCAGCTCGGCGGTGCGCACGTCGTCGTCGGCCCTGCTCAGCCCGACGACCAGGTGCTCGTCGGCCAGCTGCTCGACCAGCCCGTGCCCCCACTCCACGACGGTGACCGCCTCGTCGGCGGAGGCGTCGAGGTCCAGGTCGTCGACGTCGGCGACCGAGCCCAGCCGGTAGGCGTCGACGTGCACGAGCGGCACGCGTCCACCGCGGTGCACCCGGGCCAGCACGAAGGTCGGCGAGGTGACCGCGCCGGGCACGCCCAGCCCGGCGCCGATGCCCTGGGTCAGTGCGGTCTTGCCGGCGCCCAGCGGCCCGGCCAGCAGCACCAGGTCCCCGGCACGTAGCAGCCCCGCGAGCTCCACGCCGAGGGCGTGCGTGTCGGCCGGGGTGGGCAGCACCCGTCTCACGAGCGGGCCCGCTGTCCCACGCGGCGCAGCAGCCGGGTGACCGCCGCAGTGACCTCGGCGGGGTGCTGCAGCAGCACCAGGTGTCCGCTGTCCGGGACGACGACGTACTCCAGGTCCGGCGGGGCGTCGGGGGTGCCGGCCTCCTCGATGCGGGCCACGATGCGGTCGCTGTGGCCCTGCGGGATGAGCTTGTCCGCATCGCCGCCGAGCACCAGGACGGGCACCCGGGTCAGCGGCTCGATGGCGGCGCTGGCGTCCAGGCCGGCGATGGCCGGGTAGAACTCGCCGATCACGTCCACCGGGGTGCCGGCGATCATCGCGTCCACGTAGCGCACCAGGGCGGGGTCGACGTCCGGCCCGGCGAAGGACATCGTCTTGACGACCGCCGAGACGACGTCGCGGGCCACCCGGCGGGTGCGCTCGGCCCACTGCGGCCGGTGCCGCATGGTGTAGCCGGCGATCGGGAAGACCGCGGCGCTGAACCGGGTGAGCAGGTGCGGCAGCCCGAAGCTCAGGTCGGACAGGCCGCCACTCGAGGTGGACACCAGACCGACCCCGACCACCCGGCCGCCGAACAGGTCGGGCCGGCGGGCGGCCAGCGACAGCACCGTCATGCCGCCCATCGAGTGCCCGACGAGCACGACCGGTCCGCGCGGCGCCCGCGCGTCCAGGACGGCGACGAGGTCGTCGGCGAGCTGGTCGATCGTGGAGTGCTCGGCCGGACCGCGCCCGGAGGAGCCGTGCCCGCGCTGGTCGTAGAAGACCAGCCGGGCGTCGGGCCGGTGCCCGTTCGCGGTGGCCACCGCGGCTCCGAGGTCCCGGCGCTGGAACGTCCAGGACGCCATCGACAGGCAGTAGCCGTGCACGAAGACGACGGTCAGGGGCGCGTCCTGCGGGCCGACCTCCTCCACCGACAGCAGCACGCCGTCCGGGGTCTGCACGAGGGCGGTGGTGTCCGCCGCCCGGCTGGCGGTGCCCAGCGGGTCGTCCTCGCGCTGCACTGCCTCGGGCCGGTCGGTGGGCTCGATCGTCCCCAGCTCGGCGGCCGGGCCGAGCTGGGCGGCCGTGACCCGTCGACCGGCCGCCCGGGTGACGGCGACGCCCACCGCGGCGCCGGCC
This sequence is a window from Geodermatophilaceae bacterium NBWT11. Protein-coding genes within it:
- the tsaE gene encoding tRNA (adenosine(37)-N6)-threonylcarbamoyltransferase complex ATPase subunit type 1 TsaE, producing MRRVLPTPADTHALGVELAGLLRAGDLVLLAGPLGAGKTALTQGIGAGLGVPGAVTSPTFVLARVHRGGRVPLVHVDAYRLGSVADVDDLDLDASADEAVTVVEWGHGLVEQLADEHLVVGLSRADDDVRTAELVPHGPSWTARLAELPDRPQRRRATVRVLLLDDHDRVLLFRDSDTGTTPVSTWWMTPGGGIEDGEDELTAVVRELAEETGLDVDPAQVLGPVARRRVRHGYSDQVVDQADVFYVVRVPAFDVSVAGHTEDEQRTLLGHRWWTREELASAAEPVWPVLLPELWDLADDPAAWPRELPDVEESTRA
- a CDS encoding alpha/beta hydrolase, with the protein product MSQHPTPKTVGILGGVLGLAAAGAAVGVAVTRAAGRRVTAAQLGPAAELGTIEPTDRPEAVQREDDPLGTASRAADTTALVQTPDGVLLSVEEVGPQDAPLTVVFVHGYCLSMASWTFQRRDLGAAVATANGHRPDARLVFYDQRGHGSSGRGPAEHSTIDQLADDLVAVLDARAPRGPVVLVGHSMGGMTVLSLAARRPDLFGGRVVGVGLVSTSSGGLSDLSFGLPHLLTRFSAAVFPIAGYTMRHRPQWAERTRRVARDVVSAVVKTMSFAGPDVDPALVRYVDAMIAGTPVDVIGEFYPAIAGLDASAAIEPLTRVPVLVLGGDADKLIPQGHSDRIVARIEEAGTPDAPPDLEYVVVPDSGHLVLLQHPAEVTAAVTRLLRRVGQRARS